The proteins below come from a single Necator americanus strain Aroian chromosome V, whole genome shotgun sequence genomic window:
- a CDS encoding hypothetical protein (NECATOR_CHRV.G21125.T5) yields MELVGGEFEASVSYLANVWWPAREIVEKAIDEATQTDSSGRIVHISSGGVPWKEHFFQLEEEKGLSSRNMTYMIYEDTTSNTYRIQAIPTNSFSTFDNRMPLPKAWRGLRDEELSNICGIEGCIFVHMTGFIGGNKTLDGALAMARKAIQIGDAELILKADELDTKRMKLSAEEDLTAENEF; encoded by the exons ATGGAACTTGTTGGAG GCGAATTCGAGGCCAGTGTCTCATATTTGGCTAATGTCTGGTGGCCGGCAAGAGAAATTGTAGAGAAAGCAATCGATGAAGCTACTCAG ACAGACAGCAGTGGAAGAATTGTTCACATTTCATCAGGTGGTGTTCCTTGGAAAGAGCACTTCTTTCAGCTGGAGGAAGAGAAAGGTCTATCGTCTCGGAATATGACTTATATGATCTATGAAG ATACCACATCTAACACCTATCGCATACAAGCAATTCCAACTAACagtttttctacttttgaTAACAG aatgcCTCTTCCTAAAGCTTGGCGAGGTTTACGTGATGAGGAGCTATCAAATATTTGTGGAATTGAGGGATGTATCTTCGTTCACATGACCG GATTTATCGGTGGGAACAAGACTTTAGACGGCGCTTTAGCCATGGCTAGGAAAGCTATTCAGATTGGTGATGCCGAG CTGATCCTGAAAGCAGACGAATTGGATACTAAAAGGATGAAGTTGAGTGCCGAGGAGGATCTCACAGCCGAAAATG aattctgA
- a CDS encoding hypothetical protein (NECATOR_CHRV.G21125.T6) encodes MAGLIGTHNGKFHCDEVFACFMLKRLNQFRDYNVLRTRDPTALGKCDVVVDVGGVYDHAHKRYDHHQKEFAETMQTLGVLDFNTKLSSAGLVYAHYGRQLIAEILGLCHDDKMVGIFYRKLYETFVEGIDAIDNGIPQYDGTPR; translated from the exons ATGGCTGGCCTTATTGGCACTCacaatggaaaatttcattgCGACGAAGTATTCGCGTGTTTCATGTTGAAACGACTCAATCAATTCAGAGACTACAATGTATTgag AACCCGCGATCCAACGGCTCTGGGCAAGTGTGATGTAGTTGTTGATGTTGGAGGAGTCTACGACCACGCGCACAAGCGCTATGATCATCACCAAAA GGAATTTGCAGAAACAATGCAAACATTGGGTGTTCTTGATTTCAACACTAAACTGAGCTCAGCTGGTTTGGTTTACGCTCACTATGGAAGACAGTTGATTGcagag ATCCTCGGTTTATGTCACGATGACAAGATGGTTGGAATTTTCTACAGAAAGCTCTATGAAACATTTGTGGAGGGAATAGATGCTATCGATAATGGTATTCCTCAGTACGATGGGACACCGAGGTAA